One segment of Synechococcus sp. A15-24 DNA contains the following:
- a CDS encoding glycosyltransferase: protein MRTPTLLIHHGAYQPLWQQPGLIQVGPQIADGPASLRLTELSVPGLCNALQRRGWASKGVLLQYTDPFLLRAAPMRGIRQWPGPRLLVCGDLHHGPDPIGTLQQYCAAEPHDAVLLTFNPALLDDVQQRLPMPVRCLAPSFFRYPAATPSPTPRLELLHVGSLGPHHPRRRELVEGLLKRQQVPFRHCTTSNANEAAGLYAQHALVLNVPLNHDLNHRLFEVMAAGVPQVIFGEPSLLGQNSPLVNRPDLFWANSIEELETLVQKILANPTRLRAIPVKKPPYWDLKALLKDALAP from the coding sequence ATGCGAACACCCACCCTGCTGATCCATCACGGGGCCTACCAACCGCTCTGGCAGCAGCCTGGGTTGATTCAGGTGGGGCCCCAGATTGCTGATGGGCCCGCGAGTTTGCGGCTGACCGAGCTGTCGGTGCCGGGGCTGTGCAACGCGCTACAGCGCCGGGGATGGGCATCAAAAGGGGTGCTGCTTCAGTACACCGATCCATTTCTGCTCCGCGCTGCCCCCATGCGGGGCATCCGCCAATGGCCTGGACCACGGCTCCTTGTCTGCGGAGATCTCCATCACGGCCCCGATCCGATCGGCACCCTGCAGCAGTACTGCGCGGCTGAGCCACACGATGCAGTGCTGCTCACCTTCAATCCGGCGCTGCTGGACGACGTGCAACAGCGCTTGCCTATGCCGGTGCGCTGCTTAGCCCCATCCTTTTTTCGCTATCCAGCTGCCACACCCAGCCCAACCCCACGGCTTGAGCTGCTGCACGTGGGCAGCCTCGGCCCCCACCACCCCCGGCGCCGTGAGCTGGTGGAAGGCTTGCTCAAGAGACAACAGGTGCCGTTCCGGCACTGCACCACCTCAAACGCCAATGAAGCGGCGGGGCTTTACGCCCAACACGCCTTGGTGCTGAATGTGCCCTTGAACCATGACCTCAACCACCGCCTGTTTGAAGTGATGGCCGCCGGCGTGCCCCAGGTGATCTTTGGCGAACCCAGCCTGCTGGGACAGAACAGCCCACTGGTCAACCGGCCCGATCTGTTCTGGGCCAACTCCATCGAGGAGCTGGAAACACTGGTTCAAAAAATCTTGGCTAATCCAACCAGACTCCGAGCCATCCCCGTCAAAAAACCGCCCTACTGGGACCTCAAAGCACTCCTGAAAGATGCCCTAGCTCC